The genomic segment GGGCTGCCGATCTTGCCGAGCGACAACCCGAGATACCGCTGGCCGACGATGTTCTGGTACGTCACCGAGGCCACGGTGTTGCCGAACAGGTGCTGGTCGTTCTGCACGACGAACGACACCTTGGCCAATTTGCCTGCCAGTTCGATCTTTTCGACGCGCCCGACCCGCACGCCCGCCATCCGGACGTCGTCACCCTCCCGCAGCCCGTAGACGTCGGTGAACATTGCGGCATAGGGGGTGGTGGGGCCGGCCACGTCGCGGCGCAGCGTGACGTACACCAGCCAGGTCACCGTCACCGCCACCACCATGAACAGCGACAGCCCGATCAGCGGGGCGCGAAATCTCATCAGGACCCCCCGGCCTCGGCGGGCAGCGGCGGCGTAGGCGCAGGAGCACCAGGAGCGTCGTCCGGATCGGCGGTGCCCGGCACCCGCGGGAAGGGCGGTGCCCACCACGGCGTCGGCGGATTCGGATCGCTTAGGTTCGGGGTCGGGTTGATCAGCGGCGGGCCGACCGCCACCAGGTTGCCGTCCGGGCCGACGACCGTGCCCGGCGTCGGGGCCAAATCCTTGGGCGGCTGGTAGTTCTGCGGCAGCAGCATCTCGGGCAGATCAGGGCGCACCACGATTTTCGGTGCGGTGTAGCAGCTCGGGCCGAGCAGCTGGCCGTACCGCGGACAATCGGCGCGGGTGTAGTCGTAGCTCGGTGTCAGCGACAGGTTGACCCGCATATTGCCGGTGTCCAGTTCGGGCATCCACACCTCGTCGAAGAACTTGCGGGACAACTCATTCATCTTCGTGAACGCCGGCACGAACTTGCCCGCGTTCATCGCGAGGCTGCCCAGCACCGGAGTCAGGTCATGGGTGATGCCGGTGAGCTGGTCGATGTGGTTGTCGATCGCGGTGTGCGTCGTGCCCAGCGTGTGTTGGCCGCCAGTCACCAATGTCGTGAGCGCAGCGCGCTTTTCGGCCAGTACCTGCATGGGCTGCACCGCCTGATGCAGGGCATCGACCAAATCGGGCGCGGTGGCCGACAACCCATGGGTGGCGTCGATCAACGCCGACACCGTGGAGGGTCCGTCGTCGGTGCTGACGATCGAGTTCAACTGGTCCAGAAGCCGATTCAGCTGGGCGCCCCCGCTGAGCAGCTTTCCGCGCCGGTTTTCGGTGGCGGCGTTGACCGCGGCCAAGATGCCGACGCTACGGTCTTCGCGGCCGCGGCCGGTGGCGGCCAGCACGTCACGCAGCTTGCTGATGGTGGTCTGGAACAGCACTGTCGGCAGCGCGGTGTCCTCGGGGATGTGCTCGCCCGCCCGGATCGCCGGACCCGACCCGTCGGCAACCAACTGCACCGACGACACCGCGAACACGTTGGACGGCACCACCCGCGCGGTCACCGACGCCGGGATGGACCCGGCGTATTCGGGTTTCAGGTCGATGTGGACGTAGTTGGGATGGCCGTTGGCGGCCGGTATCACGGTGTCGACCGCGCCGACCAAGACACCGTGATACTTCACGTCCGACTTCTGCGGCAGCCCGTCGCCGACGTTCAGCAGATCCGCGACCACCCGGATGTAGTTGTTGAGCTTGCCGTTCGACTTGAGCAGCAACAGCGTGGTGACCAGGGCGGCGACCAAGACCACGGCCAGTCCGCAGAACAGCAGCTGCCGCTCGGTGGGGCCGCGGCCGTCCAGGTCAAAGGAATTCGCCATCTAGCCGCCGAACCTCGCTCCGGCGTCGACGCTCCACAGCGCCATCGTCAGCAGCATGTTGACGACGATCGTCACCGTGATGGCCGCGCGCATCGCATGCCCGGCGGCGATGCCGACACCTTCCGGTCCGCCGCTGGCGTAGAAGCCGTAGTAGCACTGGATCGTCGAGGCGATCCATACGAACACGACCGCCTTCAGCAGTGAGTACAGGACGTCCGTGCCGGACAGCATCAACGTGAAGTAGTGCAGGTACGCCCCGTTGGATCCGCCGCTGATCACCTCGACCACGATCTGGGTGGTCAGGTAGCTCACCGCCAAACACATGACGTAGAGCGGGATCACGGCGACCACCGACGCCATCAGCCGCGTGGTCACCAGATAGGGGATGGGCCGGATCGCCAGCGAGTCGAGCGCGTCGATCTCCTCGGCGATCCGCATGGACCCCAGCTGTGCGGTGAAGCGGCAGCCGCCCTGCGTGGCGAAGGCCAGCGATGCCGCGATCGGGGCGAGCTCGCGGGTGTTCACCAGCGAGGAGATGATCCCGGTCGCCGGGCCCAGACCCAACAGGTTCAGGAAGTTGTAGCCCTCGATGCCGACGATCGCGCCGACCGTCACACCCAGGACCAGTGCGACGCCCGCCGTGCCGCCACCGACCACCAACGATCCGTTACCCCAGGTGATATCGGACAGCAGCCGGGCGAACTCGGTTCGGTAGTGGCGCAACACAATCGGCACCGCCGCGACCGCGCGGATGAAGAAGACCAGCATGTGGCCCATCCGCACGACCGGTGACGTGAGCGTTCGGGAGAACCGGGTCCACGGAACCCGGAAGGGGCTGTAGGTGGACGCAGTCACAGGCCCACCCTGGGAAACAGCATGTTGTACAGCTGGCTGATGACGACGTTGACGATCATCAGGATCAGAATCGACTCGACCACAGCGGCATTCACCGAGTTGGCCACCCCGGTCGGACCGCCTTTGGTGGACAAGCCCTTCTGACTCGACACGATCGCGACGATCGCGCCGAACACCACGGCCTTGAGAAGAGCCAACACCATGTCACCCGGTGTGGTGAACGAGGCGAAGGTGGCCACGAAGCTGCCGGGTGCCCCGTTCTGGAAGTAGACGTTGAATAGATAGCTCGCCAGGAACCCGACGAAGCAGACCACCCCGGTCAGCGCGACGCCGATCATGATCGCGGCGGCGAACCGCGGAACGACGAGGCGACGGATCACCGAGACACCCATGACCTCCATGGCGTCGATCTCTTCGCGCATCGTGCGTGAGCCGAGGTCGGCGGTAATGGCCGAGCCGACAGCGGCCGCCATCAGGATCGCCGCCACCAGGGATGCCGCCTGCCGGATCACCGCGAGACCACTGGCCGCACCCGCCAGCGAGGTCGCGCCCACCTGCCCGGCAAGCAGCGCGAACTGGATCGACAACGTCACCCCGACCGGCAGGGCCACCAGCACGGTCGGCACCACGGCGGTCCCGGCCATGAACGCGCCCTGCCGGACGAACTCCTGCAGCGGGAAGCGGCCGGTGACGAGGTCGAGGAACAAGTACTGCAGAGTTCGCACGCCCAGCACGAACTGCTCGCCGACCGTCCGGAGTGACGCGAGCGGATGCCGCTTCACATAGCCGACGGTCCAGTTCTCGATGACCTCCACCCCGCCGCCGCTCAACTGACGGCTCGCAGGCAGATCCAGCTCAGACATCGGCTGACCGTCTTCGGGTCACCAGTGTCCCGGATGTCAAACACTCTGCGCGCGTGCGCATTTGGTAGACGCAGAAAATGGGAAGTTCACATCCGTTCACTGCTTGATGCCGACACCGTCAGTCGATGGATTCGTTGGGGTCTTGTGCACCGTATGACTCATCGATTGTGACGTCAAGATTTCGAAGAATATTCATTTACATACTGCTCAAGTGATCAGGACGTCGCGGCAGGCTGGCCAGTCGCTCGACCGCTGAATATAAGCCTAGTTACGGCCGCTTTCCGGCGCCTTCACCGTTCGCGGTGTCACGCCTTCGCCGGCGCACAACAGCAGAGTTCGTCTGAGTCCCGTGAATTGGGCATTCACATGTTCGGCGTGCTACGGCGCGATCAGCGTCCCTGCCTCCGACGCGGCCTGCAACAGCTGCGGGATCGTCAACGCGCCATAGCCAGTAACAGGTCCCATACGCAATCCCAACCATGGCACCACGGTCGGATCCGGATCGACGCCGAGGTTGTACGCCTGCATCCCGGGCAGATGGTGTTCGAAGAAATTGCCCAGCGTGTCGATCATGAAGATCGCGTCCCCGATCGGGCCGTATCCGTAGAGCGCCGAGGAATTGAACAGCGGCGCAACCGCATTCGGGTCGCCGATCATCACGATCGGGCCGTAATGCGGCTTACTTCCACCGGCCGGAACGTAGCGGGGCATGAACGGTTGCAGACCGGGTAGGTCGCTGGAGAAATAGGCCGCGGGATCGCCGTAGGTCTCGATGTTGACGAACCCGGAGTTGGCTCCGTTGCCGGTGACGATGGTGTTGATGCCGGGACTCTCGAAGCCGATGCCGCCCAATCCGGTCTGCTGCGAGACGTATTCGGCTTCCCAGCCTCCGAGCGAGTGGCCGGTGACGAAGATGTCCGAGGTGCTGTAACCCTGAAGCGCGGCCGCATCCTGCACCCGCTGTTCGAACCGCAGCGCGTCGGTGAAGGCTCGCGGCGTTGTGCCAGTGAAGAGGATCTGGAGGTCGGTGACGATCTGGGAGATGGCGATCAGCGGGTTGAACAACAGGTTCGTTCCGCCGGTGGTGCCTTGGTAGGCAATGATGATCTGGTTCTGCGGCGTCACCCAGACTTGAGCGGACTCACCGGAGAGAACATTGGTCGACGTCATGGGCACGCCGTTGACGGTGAACTGACGAAGGCCGCCCGGGGCGCCGCCCAGCACATATTCGGCTGCGGCCGCGTTGAGGAACTGGGCAACCGTCGGGGTCAGGCCGGTCGTGGAGCCGGTGTAGGTCATGGTCGGCGGCACCGGCTGACTGGTCGGCATCGCGTCCAATCCCGCCGCATGCTCGAGGCGGCGAAACGCCGTGAAGACCAGTTCGTCGATCGGCGCGAAGTTGAGCGGACTCTGCGGGCCGGTCGTGGCGGCGGTCATGTCCAGTGACTGCAGCACGGTGTTCACCACGTGACCGGGGAAGCCGATGAGCTGCGCGATGGGGGACAGCGGCCCCGGCGGCTGAGGAGTCGAAGGCGTCGTGGTCGATGCATTCGGAACAGGCTGTGCGACAACGGGATTAAGTTGCAGCGTGGCGCGACGACTGGTCGCCAGCCCGGCGCTGCGTGATGACGTTGTCGCGGCGGCCGGCGCCCCATTAAGACGGGCACTGTGACCGCTGCCCGATCTCCGCGGCCCGCTCGGTGCGGAATGACTCGACGAGGCGGCCGACGAATCAGGATGTCCGGTGTCGGCCCAGGCCACTGCCTGACCGCCGGCGGCCCCGAAACCCACGCCAATACCGATTGCGGCGGCGGCGACACACTGGCGCGCTCTGCGCGCGCGACGTTCCGCACGATTGGGCACACGTGCCGTCATGCATCCCCCCTGATGTGGTCTCGGAGTCGATACCCTGCCGCTGAGCGTATGACAACGCGCGATGTCAGTCCCGATTTTGGTCGGTATGCCGGATCGGTACCGACCTTCGGCGTCGCTGGCAAAGGTGATGTAGCTTCAATCGACAGTCGGGGGAGCGCCAAGGAGTAGATGGTGGAGGCGACACCATTCGGGCACTATCAGCTGCAAGAGCTGATAGGCCGCGGCGGCATGGGCGAGGTCTACCGCGCTTTCGACACCAAGACCGACCGGGTCGTCGCCCTCAAGGTGCTTCCGCACCGGCTGGCCGAGGATGAAACCTTCCAGCAACGTTTCAGGCGCGAAGCTCAAGCCGCCGCTGCCCTCAACGAACCGCACGTCGTCCCGATCCACAGTTATGGCGAGATCGACGGGCGGTTGTACCTGGATATGCGGCTGATCGAGGGCCGCACGCTCGGCGCCATCCTGTCCGACACCGGCAGGCCACTGGACCCTGCCCTCGCGGTCAACATTGTCGAGCAGGTCGCGGGAGCCCTGGACGCAGCGCACGCCGCCGGCCTGATCCACCGCGACGTCAAACCGTCCAACATCCTGATCACCGGCCGCGACTTCGCCTACCTCATCGACTTCGGCTTGGCCCGGACCGCGGGCGAAGCCGGGCTGACGACGGCAGGCAGCACCCTGGGGACGCTGGCGTACATGGCGCCCGAGCGGTTCAGCGGCGGCCAGGCCGATCACCGATCCGATGTCTACGCGCTGACCTGTGTCCTCTACGAGTGCCTCACCGGGGATCGGCCGTACCCGGACGACAGTCTGGAACAGCAGATCGCCGGGCACATGACGACGCCGGCGCCGCGCCCGTCCGAGAAGGATTCCAGGCTGGCGGCGTTCGACGACGTCATCGCCAAGGGAATGGCCAAGAAGCCGGCCCAACGCTATGACAGCGCCGGACAGTTGGCTGCCGCTGCGCGCCAGGCGTTGAGCGCGCGGGTCCGCAGGACCGGCAGTTCCGGACGCCACGCGATGGCCGCGCCGACGCCGCATCGGCGTCGCGCGTTCATCGCCATCGGTGCAGCCGCGCTGTTGGTGGCCGCCGCCGGGTTGGGTGCCTGGCAGTGGCGAGCAGCCGAGACCCGGTCCAGCAGCGCAACGAGTTTGGCCGGGACGGCGTCCAGTTCGCAGCCGCTGCCGCAGGCCGATGGCGCCGTCCCAGAGATCGCGGCCACCGTGCCGGCCAAGATCCGGGACACCGGGCGACTGATCGTCGGCGTCAACATTCCCTATGCGCCAAACGAATTCATCGATGCCGACGGCAATGTCGTCGGTTTCGACGTCGACCTGATGAACGCCGTGGCGCGCACGTTGGGCCTGACCCCGGAATATCGCCAGACCGCGTTCGAGGCCATCATCCCGTCGGTGCGGGCCGGCGACTTCAATCTCGGTATGTCGTCGTTCACCGACACCAAGGAACGTGAGGCTGCAGCCGATTTCGTCACCTACTTTCGCGCCGGCACCCTGTGGGCGCAGCGTCCCGGGGCGGCGATAGACCCTGACAATGCATGCGGTCTCAAGGTTGGGGTGGCCTATCCGTCGCTGCAGGAATCCGACGAGCTGCCGGCCAAGAGCAAGGACTGTGTGGCCGCCGGCAAACCGGCCATCAAGAAGGTCATCTACACCCGCCAGGACGACCTCAATACCGCGCTGATGGCCGGTGAAGTCGATGCGATGTCGGCTGATTCGCCCGTCACGGGGTTCGCGATCAAGACCAGCGGTGGACAGCTCGAAGCAGCCGGCGCGGTCTTCGACTCCGCACCGTACGGGTGGCCGGTGGCCAAGGATTCCGGTCTTGCCGAGCCGTTGCGCCAGGCGCTGCAGCACCTGATCGACACCGGCGAATACCGCACCATCGCCACGATCTGGGGTGTCGAGAAGGGGATGATCGACAAGCCGTCGATCAACGGCGCTGTGCGCTGAGGTCTTACGCAGTCGTGTGCAGCATCCCGGCGATATCGGGGTCAAGTTGTTGCAGCGCAACGATTACCGCGATCGGCGCGTCACGGCCGATAGTGGACCGAACCGTGGTCGTGCGGCCCTGTCGCTCCGGCGAGCGGAGTTCGTCGATGCGGGCAACCAATGCGTCGGCGAGTTCGTCGAAATCGGTGATCAGCCCCCCGACGATGACCAGTTCCGGGTCGAGCAGGGCTTCGATCATCGCGGCGGTATGCGCGACTCGGTCGATGACGTCTCGAACGATGTTCTGCGACTGTTCATTTCCAGCGTTCTCGCGACGCAGGGCGTCGATGTCGACCTCGTCATAGGTCTTGCCGATCGTTTGCGGGGCGGCGGCCTGCATGGCATACATCGACATGTCGGCTTCCATGCAGCCGGTGCGGCCGCACCGGCATGACGCCGTACTGCCGTAGACGGGCACGTGCCCGATGGCGCCGGCGACGCCCGTCGACCCGGCGTAGGGCCGCCCGTCGATGATGAGTCCGACACCGAGCCGGCCGCCGTGATCCAGCACCACCGCCGAGCGGGCCTCCCGCGCCTGACCGGCGATCGTCTCGGCCAGGGTGATCGCCTTGGTGGTGTCTTGAACGGCTACCGGAATGCCGAGATCGCGCGAAAGCAGCTTGCCCAGTTCGACATTCGTCCAGCCGACCTCGTGTGAGGCGATGACCAGTCCGGTGGTGTCGTCGACAAGTCCCGGGATGCACACACCGACGACAGACGCCGGCTTGCCAGTCGAGTCGCTCATCAACTTCTTGGCGAGGCGGGTGATCGAGCGGATGACCGCCACAGGCTCTCTGTCGCCCGTCGGCGTCTCGCCTTCAGCTGAGATGTTTGCAGTGGCGTCGGCCAGGATGACCCGCGCACGGATCCCGTCGATCCGGATGCCCAACACGCGGCGCGCCTCCGGATTGCAGCCGAGCAGGATGCGCGGCCGACCACGAGAGCTGACCCCCTCGACGCGCGACTCCAACTCGACGAGGGTGCCATCCTCGATGAGATCGGCGACGAGCGCGGTGACCGAGGGGCGCGGCAGGCCGAGCCGATCGGCCAGGTCGGCCCTGGCCAGCGGCCCGGACGTGCGCAGCAAGTGCACGACGCGCTGACGCTGCAGGAGGCGCGCGACCTGCCTGCTCTGCTTCGTCGACTCCGACGGTTTCAGCACACCCTCCTTGACAGCCCGTCACAGGCTGCTATTAAATTCGTCACACCAACTAAATCGTATTAAGTACGTCACACCAATTAAACCGGGGAGCCCTCCAATGACTGCTGATCGTCGGCCTGCCAAACCGCTGACAAACCTCCACGATGCCGCCAAGGTCGGCGCGTATGGCGGCATCGCCGTCGCCGCATGGCTTGCGGGAGCGGTTGCTGCTGGTCACGGCGTTGCGGCGGCCGACTCGACCGGGAGCTCCTCGGATGCATCTTCGTCCGCTTCCTCCGCCAGTGGTTCGTCCGGTAAATCCTCGTCGGTGGCACACGCCGGGCCGCGTGCCACCGGTACCGCCAAGGCTAAGGCCACCCGCACCCCGAAGCCCTCCGCCACGACCAAGTCGAGCGATTCGGCGGCCTCGCCGTCGACTGCGAGTGCTTCTGCCAAATCGGCGACGCCGACCATCACCACGTCCGCGAGCTCGACCACCCCGTCGGCCAGCTCAACCGCCTCGTCACCCGCGCCGAGCCCCAAGGCCGGCAGCCTGCGCACGGCGGTCTCCTCCGTACCGGCCGCGGTGAGCGCACCCGTCGTGGCTCCCAATCCGGCCGGCCTGCTGAACGGCATCGTCACCTCGCTGCTCAATCCGTTCCTCAAGCCGGCGCCCACCAACAGCGGGCCCATCGTGCCGATCATCTGGACCGCCTTGGGTACGGTACGACGCGACCTGTTCAATCAGGCGCCGACGATCGGCACACCGAGCACCACGGTGCAGACGGGTCAGACCGTCACCGGCAATATCGGCGCCACGGATATCGAGGGCGACCCGCTGAAGTACACCGTGACCCAGGGCCCCAAGTACGGCACGGTGACCATCGACCAGGCGACCGGGAACTTCACCTACACCCCTGATGACATCAATTACAATGCGGCGCAGACTGATTCGTTCACGATCTCGGTCACCGATGGCAAATTCAACGTGCTGATGCCGTTCAGCTCGCGCACCGTGTCGGCCAGCAGCAGCCTGACAGTGCTCAGTCCACAAGCCACGCGGGTGATCCTGAACGTGCCCAGCACAATCACCAGCCCGCAGATTCCGAGGTTCAGCCCGGACGGCAAGTCACTTTACTTCGCAGGCACGCCGGTAGCCGGGGGGCGCAGCGAGCTCTACATGATGAGCGCCGACGACACCGACGGGTCGACCGTCACCTGCGTCACCTGCGGAGTGTCGACAAGTATCACCAACGATCTGCGCAAACCGGTTCCGACTGCTGACGGCTCGGGCCGCATTGTCCTGCAGTCGGTGAATCCGGCTACTGGGTCTTACACCAACGTCGTGTACCAGCCCGCCACCGACACCGCGTCGGCCTCGCTGATTCCCATCATCACGCCGGCGTCGGGGTCCACCGCGATCGACAAGCAGCGCGAGATGCGCATCTCGCCCGACGGCAAGTACGTGCTGTTCAGCCAAATTCAGCTCGGTACAGGCAATCTCATCACCGCCGTTCCCATTGTCGGCAAGTTGAACCTGACCACCAACGCGACCACCGGAGCGCCCGAGTACCACATCGACGACGCTCGGGTCGTCTATCCGGTCGGTGAAGGTAAGCAGTGGACACCCGACGGCAAGGGTGTGATCATTCTGGGCGGTCAGTACGAGTCCGGCAACGTCGACGACGTCGTCGTCGACCTCGCCACCGGGAATGTCACCCGGCTGACCGGCAACCTCGACTACGACGAAGATGTCGACATGTCGCCCAACCAGCAGTGGATTGCGATCTGCAGCACCCGTGGGCTCGACGCCTTGACCCCAATGACCCGAATTGACCGCCCGGCGCTGCTGCCCGCCTACATTCAGGGCAGCGTGTACAACGCCTACGCCGGCAAGCTCGCCACCGCGGACTATCCCAGCGGCACCGGGATCAATGTGTCGAACCAGGAATGGTTGGTCGCCGTCGAAGACGACCTCAAGGGCGAGAACGGTATTCCGCTGTTTGTGACAGGCGACGGTTACACCGCCCGCAGCATGCCGAGTTGGAACGCAGACGGAACCTCGGTTGCGTTCTGGGAGCGCAGCATCACCGACCCGTCCGACACCCGACTGGTCATCACCAACCTGAAGTACACGACCAGCGTTGGCACCGTGCAGGGTGATCGGGTCACGCCGAACGCAGACTGGGCACCGGCGCTAAGCACCTACAAGGCCGGTCCCGCGCCGCTGCCGCCCGTCGGGGCATACACCAGCCAGTACGGCGGCACCGCGTACGTCTCCGAAGCGCCCGACACCACCATCGCCGGCAACACGATTCGCACGGTCACGTACACCAACTACGTCAACTCCGAAGGCATGATCCTCAACGGCACCGAGTCGACGAGCACGGGGGCCAGTCAAGCCTCGATCGTGTACAAGGCCAATATCGTCGTCACCGGTGACCACACCGGCTCGCTGACGGCCAATGCCACCATCAACAAGCTGACGACGACCATCACCGGCACGATCTCGTCGACCCTCGATGGCAACACCCAGGTGCTGCTCGATCCGACGAAGGTCATCGACGACCAGCTGAGCGCTTAGTCCTCATCCTCGATGACGTGCATGGCGGCCTCCTCCGCGGAGGCCGCCCCGCCGTCGATACCGACGTCTTCGGCGATGAGCTCGGATTCGTCGTCCTCGCCGAAGCCCTCATCCGGTGCCACCAGTCGGCCGGATCGCCGCCGGCCGACCTCGTCGTCCTCCGGGTACTCCAGCTCATCGGGCTGCACACCATTGAGTTCGTCGAGCACATTGCCGATCCGGGAGATCGGATCGGGCTCCTCCTCGGCCAGCAACTCGTCGAGGCTTTCCTTGCCGGGGTGGTCGAGGTTGGTGCGGGCGACTGGTCGCTCGGGCGGAGAGATGCCCTCGTCGAGGATGTCGTCGACGCCGCGATCGACCAGAGTGTCCTCGGGTTGAAGCTGGTTGTCGTCCTCGACGCTGTATTCGCCGGTGTCAGTGGTGTCGTCCCAAGTGCTCACAGCTCCAGAATGTCACGACCCTGGACCCAGGCCACGGGGACTTTCGTCACCAGCCGTCGGACAGGCGTCACTCGCGTAGCCGGTGCACGTCTAGTTCTTTGAGGTCATAAAGAATCGATCGCCACCATCGACGCATGGACTCACCTCGTTCCGGATTCCGCCGGGCCGCCGTGACCTCGTGGGCGTTGGCCGGGATCGGCATCGCCGGAGTGGCGGGCGCATCCGCGTTGGCCTACGGCGACACCATCAAGCCCGCCGCTGCCGAGCTTCCCCAGGTCGAACCGGCGGCAGCAACCGATCCCGCGGCAACCGACCCGGCAGTGAACCTGCCCCCGGCGCCGCCCGTCGTCGACCCCGCCCCGGCACCGATTCCCCCGCCGGAGGCACCCGCGCCGCCGAGCCCCGAACCGACCGTCACGCAGGCCCCCGCCGAGACGTACACGCCGGAGCCGACCTACACCCAGAAGCCCGCGTACACGCCGAAGCCGACCGCGCAGGCACCCGCGCCCGCGCCGGCGCCGGCCACGAAGTCGCAGCCGGCGTTCCCGATCCGGCAGAGCCACGTCCCGGCCGGGGGCGGCGGCACATCGGGCGGCAACAGCTTCTCCCCGCACGTCACGGTTTCGCGTGGGTCATGACCAACGAAGCGTTGTGGGCGTTGGGGCGCGGCAACGGCATTGTCGCGCTCGCCTTCATGACGGTGTCGGTGGCGCTGGGTATCGCCGCCCGATCCGGTCGGCCGCTGCTGGCGCTACCGAGGTTCGCCGTCTCTGACGTCCATCGGTTCGCCGCCCTGTCCGCCACTCTGCTTGTGGCACTGCACATTGGACTGCTGTTCCTCGATCCGTACGCCAAACTGCGCGTCATCGATTTCGTCGTCCCCTTCCTCGGCGCCTATCGGCCGCTGTGGCAGGGGCTGGGCACCGTCGCCGTCGACGTTCTTGCGGTCGTGGTGGTCACCGGGTTGCTCCGTCAACGCATCGGTCCGCGGGTGTTCCGGTTCGTGCACTGGGCGACCTACCTGATGTGGCCCGTGGCGATGGCGCACGCCCTGGGCAACGGCACCGACTCCGACCGCGTGTGGTTCCTGGCCATCGCCGGATGCTGCGCCGCGATTGTGGCAGCGTCGTTGATCTGGCGGTTGCGCGCCAACTTCAGCGAGTATGCCGATGCCTAATACACCTCGGCTGCTGTCGGCTCCCGGCCCGAGCCTGACCCAACATCTGGACCACTTCGGCGCTGTGCCGAAAATTGCTGGTGCTCAGCTGGTTTCGTATCTGACCGACGCCGGACTGTCCGGACGGGGCGGCGCCGGGTTCCCGACCGCCCGCAAGCTCGCCGCGGTCACCGGCCCGAATCCCGTCGTGGTCGCGAACGGCGCCGAGGGAGAACCGCTGAGCCGCAAGGACGCTCTGCTGTTGACCCGGGCACCGCACCTGGTGCTCGACGGCATGCACATCGCCGCTGCCGCGATCGGCGCCCGCACCCTCTATCTGTACGTCCACGTCGACGCCGTGGCATCGGTGCGCAAGGCCCTCGCCGAGCGGCGGGCGGCGGGAATCGACCCCGTCGGTATCGAGGTGACAGTGGTGGAGGCTCCCGACACCTTCGTCGCGGGCGAGGAATCCGCGGCGATTCGCCACATCGAGGGCGGCCCGGCGCTGCCACGCGATCGCACCGTCCCAGTTGCCGTGTCGGGTGTGGGTAAGCGGCCCACCCTCGTCAATAACGTCGAGACGTTGGCGCACATCGCATTAATCGCACGCCGCGGGGCCGACTGGTTCCGTTCGATCGGCGATCCCGCCGACCCGGGCACCATGCTCGTCACCCTCTCCGGTGCGCTGGACGACGAGGGTGTCGTCGAGGTGCCGACCGGCGTGCCGATCGCCAACCTGATCGACACCCGGGAGTTGTCGGCCGTCCTCGTCGGCGGCTATCACGGAAGTTGGCTGCCCGCTGATGCTTTCGCGGGCACGCGGCTCTCGAGGAGTGGGTTGAAGTCACTGGGGGCATCGCCCGGCGCCGGGATCGTCCATGCGCTGGGCGCGACCGAGTGCGGGCTGGCTCGCACCGCCGAGATCACGCAATACCTCGCGGATCAGAGCGCACGCCAGTGCGGGCCTTGTCGGAATGGACTTCCGCGGTTGTCCGAGCTGACCGAGGAATTGGCCTACGGGCGCGCCGGTGACCACGTGGTCAAGGAGATTCGGCGCATCGCCCGCCTTGTTGACGGCCGCGGGGCGTGCCGGCACCCGGACGGGAC from the Mycolicibacterium crocinum genome contains:
- a CDS encoding Ig-like domain-containing protein; translated protein: MSAPVVAPNPAGLLNGIVTSLLNPFLKPAPTNSGPIVPIIWTALGTVRRDLFNQAPTIGTPSTTVQTGQTVTGNIGATDIEGDPLKYTVTQGPKYGTVTIDQATGNFTYTPDDINYNAAQTDSFTISVTDGKFNVLMPFSSRTVSASSSLTVLSPQATRVILNVPSTITSPQIPRFSPDGKSLYFAGTPVAGGRSELYMMSADDTDGSTVTCVTCGVSTSITNDLRKPVPTADGSGRIVLQSVNPATGSYTNVVYQPATDTASASLIPIITPASGSTAIDKQREMRISPDGKYVLFSQIQLGTGNLITAVPIVGKLNLTTNATTGAPEYHIDDARVVYPVGEGKQWTPDGKGVIILGGQYESGNVDDVVVDLATGNVTRLTGNLDYDEDVDMSPNQQWIAICSTRGLDALTPMTRIDRPALLPAYIQGSVYNAYAGKLATADYPSGTGINVSNQEWLVAVEDDLKGENGIPLFVTGDGYTARSMPSWNADGTSVAFWERSITDPSDTRLVITNLKYTTSVGTVQGDRVTPNADWAPALSTYKAGPAPLPPVGAYTSQYGGTAYVSEAPDTTIAGNTIRTVTYTNYVNSEGMILNGTESTSTGASQASIVYKANIVVTGDHTGSLTANATINKLTTTITGTISSTLDGNTQVLLDPTKVIDDQLSA
- a CDS encoding DUF5709 domain-containing protein gives rise to the protein MSTWDDTTDTGEYSVEDDNQLQPEDTLVDRGVDDILDEGISPPERPVARTNLDHPGKESLDELLAEEEPDPISRIGNVLDELNGVQPDELEYPEDDEVGRRRSGRLVAPDEGFGEDDESELIAEDVGIDGGAASAEEAAMHVIEDED
- a CDS encoding NADH-ubiquinone oxidoreductase-F iron-sulfur binding region domain-containing protein yields the protein MPNTPRLLSAPGPSLTQHLDHFGAVPKIAGAQLVSYLTDAGLSGRGGAGFPTARKLAAVTGPNPVVVANGAEGEPLSRKDALLLTRAPHLVLDGMHIAAAAIGARTLYLYVHVDAVASVRKALAERRAAGIDPVGIEVTVVEAPDTFVAGEESAAIRHIEGGPALPRDRTVPVAVSGVGKRPTLVNNVETLAHIALIARRGADWFRSIGDPADPGTMLVTLSGALDDEGVVEVPTGVPIANLIDTRELSAVLVGGYHGSWLPADAFAGTRLSRSGLKSLGASPGAGIVHALGATECGLARTAEITQYLADQSARQCGPCRNGLPRLSELTEELAYGRAGDHVVKEIRRIARLVDGRGACRHPDGTARMVRSALSTFAADIEQHKRRRCSAVPSAPVSGLPTA
- a CDS encoding ferric reductase-like transmembrane domain-containing protein, whose translation is MTNEALWALGRGNGIVALAFMTVSVALGIAARSGRPLLALPRFAVSDVHRFAALSATLLVALHIGLLFLDPYAKLRVIDFVVPFLGAYRPLWQGLGTVAVDVLAVVVVTGLLRQRIGPRVFRFVHWATYLMWPVAMAHALGNGTDSDRVWFLAIAGCCAAIVAASLIWRLRANFSEYADA